The following proteins are co-located in the Siansivirga zeaxanthinifaciens CC-SAMT-1 genome:
- the folE gene encoding GTP cyclohydrolase I FolE, translated as MKIENNIEEFESLGDDHIGTSSDTPLRSDAFKLSNEEKIEIIKDDVRHIMETLGLDLTDDSLKGTPNRVAKMFVKEIFGGLDPAKKPSASTFDNKYKYGEMLVEKNITVYSTCEHHLLPIVGRAHIAYISNGNVVGLSKMNRIVDYYAKRPQVQERLTIQIVKELQSVLNTQDVACIIDAKHLCVNSRGIRDIESSTVTSEFGGKFKEEATRKELLEYIKLDTNF; from the coding sequence ATGAAAATTGAAAATAATATAGAAGAATTCGAATCGCTTGGAGACGACCATATTGGAACATCTTCAGACACACCGCTTCGAAGTGATGCTTTTAAACTTTCTAATGAAGAAAAAATAGAAATTATAAAAGACGATGTTCGCCATATTATGGAAACATTAGGTTTAGACTTAACCGACGATAGTTTAAAAGGCACACCAAACCGTGTTGCAAAAATGTTTGTAAAAGAAATTTTTGGAGGTTTAGATCCTGCTAAAAAACCAAGTGCTTCTACCTTCGATAATAAATATAAATATGGTGAAATGCTTGTTGAAAAAAACATTACCGTGTATTCAACCTGCGAACATCATTTACTTCCTATAGTTGGTAGAGCTCATATTGCTTACATTTCTAATGGTAATGTGGTTGGCTTATCTAAAATGAATCGTATTGTCGATTATTATGCAAAACGCCCGCAAGTTCAAGAACGTTTAACCATTCAAATTGTTAAAGAACTTCAATCCGTTTTAAACACCCAAGATGTTGCCTGTATTATAGATGCCAAACATTTATGTGTAAATTCCAGAGGTATCAGAGATATCGAAAGTAGTACAGTAACTTCAGAATTTGGTGGGAAATTTAAAGAAGAAGCGACCCGCAAAGAACTTTTAGAATACATTAAATTAGACACTAATTTTTAA
- a CDS encoding ACT domain-containing protein: MAGETNLELLIREMQPHLNAVEYVFVTVKDYELIKREDTLFEFKETEGITIVLDRLKADALHLPYKFVASWITLKIHSALEAVGLTAAFSNALTTHNISCNVVAGFYHDHIFVDKKDAEKSVRVLQELSRSI, encoded by the coding sequence ATGGCAGGCGAAACAAATTTAGAGCTATTAATTCGTGAAATGCAACCTCATTTAAACGCAGTTGAATACGTATTTGTTACCGTAAAAGATTATGAACTTATTAAAAGAGAAGATACCCTATTCGAATTTAAAGAAACCGAAGGTATAACCATTGTTTTAGATCGCTTAAAGGCCGATGCTTTGCATTTACCTTATAAATTTGTAGCATCTTGGATAACTTTAAAAATACATTCAGCATTGGAAGCTGTAGGACTCACTGCAGCTTTTTCCAATGCTTTAACTACACATAATATAAGCTGTAATGTTGTTGCAGGATTTTATCACGATCATATTTTTGTTGATAAAAAAGATGCAGAAAAATCAGTTCGTGTGCTTCAAGAGCTTTCACGTAGTATTTAA
- the cysS gene encoding cysteine--tRNA ligase, with translation MQLFKNQELKIYNSLTSKKETFKPINEGHIGMYVCGPTVYSNVHLGNVRTFMSFDMVFRYLKHLGYKVRYVRNITDAGHLENDADAGEDKITKKARLEQIEPMEVVQRYTVDFHNILNTFNFLPPSIEPTATGHIIEQIELIKSIIANGFAYEVNGSVYFDVHKFNETNEYGKLSKRKLEDLIHNTRALDGQSDKKNPQDFALWKKAEPQHIMRWPSPWSDGFPGWHLECTAMSTKYLGDQFDIHGGGMDLKFPHHECEIAQNEAAKGQSPVNYWMHANMLQLNGQRMSKSTGNTVNPDELLSGNNSFFSKAYAPSVIRFFNAQCSYRSVLDLTDEGLLSSEKGFYRLMDAINLLDSLTPSNSSTINVEAWKQSCYDAMNDDFNSPILIANLFEAVKYINQIKDGSVTLTSQDLNILKETIHAFTFDVLGLENTAQSNSSTDKLSGAVDILIKLRQEARANKDFALSDKIRDELAHVGIQLKDGKEGTTFSLN, from the coding sequence ATGCAGTTATTTAAAAATCAGGAATTAAAAATATACAATTCACTTACTAGCAAAAAAGAAACTTTTAAACCCATAAACGAAGGCCATATAGGCATGTATGTTTGTGGACCTACAGTTTATAGTAATGTACATTTAGGTAATGTAAGAACCTTTATGTCTTTTGATATGGTTTTTAGATATCTGAAGCATTTAGGCTATAAAGTTCGCTATGTTCGAAATATAACCGATGCGGGGCATTTAGAAAATGATGCCGATGCTGGTGAAGATAAAATCACTAAAAAAGCACGTTTAGAACAAATTGAACCCATGGAAGTGGTGCAACGTTATACCGTTGATTTTCACAATATTTTAAACACCTTTAATTTCTTACCTCCTAGTATTGAACCTACTGCAACAGGTCATATTATTGAACAAATTGAACTTATTAAAAGCATTATTGCAAACGGATTTGCTTATGAAGTTAATGGCTCTGTTTATTTTGATGTACACAAGTTTAATGAAACAAACGAGTACGGTAAATTAAGTAAACGTAAACTTGAAGATTTAATACATAATACCCGGGCTTTAGATGGGCAAAGTGATAAAAAAAATCCGCAAGATTTTGCGCTTTGGAAAAAAGCCGAGCCACAACACATTATGCGTTGGCCGTCACCATGGAGCGATGGTTTCCCGGGTTGGCATCTAGAATGTACTGCTATGAGTACTAAATATTTGGGCGACCAATTTGATATTCACGGAGGTGGTATGGATTTAAAATTCCCGCATCACGAATGTGAAATTGCACAAAATGAAGCTGCCAAAGGACAATCGCCCGTAAATTATTGGATGCATGCTAATATGCTGCAACTTAACGGACAACGCATGTCTAAATCTACTGGAAACACTGTAAATCCAGACGAATTATTATCTGGCAACAATAGTTTTTTTAGTAAAGCCTACGCCCCTAGTGTGATTCGCTTTTTTAATGCGCAATGTTCTTACAGAAGTGTATTAGATCTTACAGACGAAGGATTACTATCTAGCGAAAAAGGATTTTACAGATTAATGGATGCTATTAATTTATTAGATAGCTTAACCCCATCAAATAGCTCGACTATTAATGTGGAAGCATGGAAACAATCTTGTTATGATGCTATGAACGACGACTTCAACTCTCCTATTTTAATAGCTAATTTGTTTGAAGCAGTTAAATACATCAATCAAATAAAAGATGGAAGTGTAACTTTAACGTCGCAAGATTTAAACATCTTAAAAGAAACCATACACGCTTTTACTTTTGATGTTCTGGGCTTAGAAAATACAGCTCAAAGTAATTCAAGTACCGATAAATTATCGGGCGCTGTAGATATTTTAATAAAGTTAAGACAGGAAGCACGAGCTAATAAAGATTTTGCCTTATCTGATAAAATACGTGATGAACTTGCCCATGTTGGCATTCAGTTAAAAGATGGTAAAGAAGGCACGACGTTTTCTTTAAATTAA
- a CDS encoding aminoacyl-histidine dipeptidase, with protein sequence MNSEIRQLQPTQLWNKFADLNAVPRPSKKEERVIAFMKAFGEHLKLETMVDSVGNVIIKKPATSGMENRATIVMQSHLDMVHQKNNDTVFNFDQQGIDMYVDGDWVRAKGTTLGADNGLGVATIMAILESTDIPHPAIEALFTIDEETGMTGAMGLKGGLLSGEILLNLDTEEDNEIGVGCAGGIDVTATRTYNEEETPEFKIGFSIVVKGLQGGHSGMQIHEGLGNANKIMNRLLFDGFENFGLRISEIDGGSLRNAIPRESKAIVAIDAMHEDAFILEMKLLAETIQTELKTMEPDLKIMVSKCETPEKIMDLGIQEGFTRALYAAQNGVYRMSADIPGLVETSNNIARVLLKDGHIHVGCLTRSSVESSKLDLANTLRATFELTGCEVEFSGDYPGWTPNMDSAILKVLTKIYKDMNGEEAHVAACHAGLECGILGQNYPDMDMISFGPNIKGAHSPDERAQISSVQKYWKFVLEILKNIPVKA encoded by the coding sequence ATGAATTCAGAAATAAGACAACTTCAACCCACACAACTATGGAATAAATTTGCCGATTTAAACGCCGTGCCGCGTCCTTCAAAAAAAGAAGAACGTGTTATAGCTTTTATGAAAGCATTTGGTGAACATCTTAAGCTAGAAACCATGGTCGATTCGGTTGGAAATGTTATCATAAAAAAGCCAGCCACTTCTGGTATGGAAAACCGAGCCACCATCGTCATGCAATCGCATTTAGATATGGTGCATCAAAAAAACAACGATACCGTTTTTAATTTCGACCAACAAGGCATCGATATGTATGTAGACGGCGATTGGGTGCGAGCAAAAGGAACCACCTTAGGTGCCGATAACGGACTGGGAGTAGCCACCATCATGGCGATTTTAGAAAGCACCGATATACCACATCCAGCCATAGAAGCTTTATTTACAATTGATGAAGAAACTGGTATGACGGGCGCTATGGGCTTAAAAGGCGGCTTATTGTCTGGTGAAATTTTATTAAACCTAGATACCGAAGAAGATAACGAAATTGGCGTTGGTTGTGCCGGAGGCATCGATGTAACAGCCACCCGAACCTACAACGAAGAGGAAACTCCAGAATTTAAAATTGGTTTTTCTATTGTTGTTAAAGGATTGCAAGGTGGGCATTCTGGAATGCAAATTCACGAAGGGCTCGGTAATGCTAACAAAATTATGAATCGACTGTTATTTGATGGCTTTGAAAATTTCGGACTTCGAATTTCAGAAATTGATGGTGGTAGTTTACGCAACGCTATTCCTCGCGAAAGTAAAGCTATCGTAGCTATTGATGCCATGCATGAAGACGCTTTTATTTTAGAAATGAAGCTTCTTGCCGAAACCATTCAAACTGAATTAAAAACCATGGAACCCGATTTAAAAATTATGGTTTCTAAATGTGAAACACCCGAAAAAATCATGGATTTAGGAATTCAGGAAGGGTTTACAAGAGCCTTGTATGCGGCGCAAAATGGTGTTTATAGAATGAGTGCCGATATTCCTGGTTTGGTAGAAACATCTAATAATATCGCGCGTGTGTTACTAAAAGATGGTCATATTCACGTAGGTTGCTTAACCCGCTCATCGGTAGAAAGTTCTAAATTAGATTTAGCTAATACCTTAAGAGCAACTTTCGAATTAACAGGTTGTGAGGTCGAGTTTTCTGGTGATTATCCTGGTTGGACCCCTAATATGGATTCTGCCATTTTAAAAGTATTAACCAAAATTTATAAAGACATGAATGGCGAAGAGGCTCATGTTGCTGCTTGTCATGCTGGTTTAGAGTGTGGTATTCTGGGGCAAAATTACCCAGATATGGATATGATAAGTTTTGGACCAAATATTAAAGGAGCACATTCTCCAGATGAGCGTGCGCAAATTTCGTCGGTACAGAAATATTGGAAATTTGTATTAGAAATTTTAAAAAATATTCCAGTTAAGGCGTAA
- a CDS encoding M48 family metallopeptidase yields MTSTTLFYIIIAIIIINFIVEKVLDALNAKHFNDKLPEDLQDVYDDGEYKKSQNYKVINYKFGIITSTFSLVLTLGFLFFDGFAFVDALARSYSENSIVIALIFFGIIMIGSDILTTPFSYYSTFVIEDTFGFNKTTPKIFFLDKLKGLLMMAVVGGGILALIIWFYEFAGDNFWLYAWALVAVFTLFMNMFYSKLIVPLFNKQTPLEAGSLRDKISDYASTVGFKLDKIFVIDGSKRSTKANAYFSGFGSEKRVTLYDTLINDLDEEEIVAVLAHEVGHYKKKHIIFNLFASILLTGFTLYILSIFISNPLLSNALGVETPSFHISLIAFGLLYAPISEITGLIMNWFSRTFEYQADDYAKTTYKGEPLISSLKKLSKNSLSNLTPHPAYVFVHYSHPTLLQRIKNLRK; encoded by the coding sequence ATGACTTCCACTACCCTTTTTTATATCATTATAGCCATTATTATTATCAATTTTATTGTTGAAAAGGTTTTAGATGCTTTAAATGCCAAACATTTTAACGATAAGCTGCCTGAAGATTTACAAGACGTTTACGATGACGGCGAATATAAAAAATCGCAAAATTATAAAGTGATCAATTATAAATTCGGAATTATAACCTCAACCTTTTCTTTGGTTTTAACTCTAGGATTTCTGTTTTTCGACGGATTTGCTTTTGTTGATGCTTTAGCCCGCAGTTATTCTGAAAATTCTATTGTAATAGCCTTAATTTTCTTCGGAATTATTATGATTGGAAGCGATATTTTAACGACGCCTTTCTCCTATTACAGCACCTTTGTTATTGAAGATACATTCGGATTTAATAAAACCACACCCAAAATTTTCTTTTTAGATAAATTAAAAGGTTTATTAATGATGGCTGTAGTTGGCGGTGGTATTCTAGCATTAATTATTTGGTTTTATGAATTTGCTGGCGATAATTTCTGGTTATACGCCTGGGCCTTGGTAGCCGTATTTACCTTGTTTATGAATATGTTTTATTCTAAACTTATTGTTCCTTTATTTAATAAACAAACACCACTTGAAGCAGGCAGTTTACGCGATAAAATATCAGATTATGCCAGCACGGTTGGTTTTAAACTCGATAAAATTTTCGTCATTGATGGCTCTAAAAGAAGCACTAAAGCCAACGCCTATTTTTCTGGTTTTGGAAGTGAAAAACGCGTGACGCTTTACGACACATTAATTAATGATTTAGATGAAGAAGAAATAGTAGCAGTATTAGCGCATGAGGTTGGACATTACAAAAAGAAACATATTATATTTAATTTATTTGCTTCAATTTTACTCACAGGTTTCACCCTTTACATATTATCGATTTTTATATCAAATCCATTATTATCAAATGCTTTAGGTGTAGAAACGCCCAGTTTTCATATAAGTTTAATAGCCTTCGGATTGCTGTATGCGCCTATTTCTGAAATTACCGGATTAATTATGAATTGGTTTTCTAGAACTTTTGAATATCAAGCCGATGATTACGCTAAAACAACCTACAAAGGCGAACCTTTAATTTCATCTTTAAAAAAACTATCTAAAAACAGTTTAAGCAATTTAACGCCACATCCTGCTTATGTTTTTGTGCATTATTCGCACCCTACCCTTTTGCAACGGATAAAAAATCTAAGAAAATAA
- a CDS encoding DUF3810 domain-containing protein, with product MLKKKKVLLALAIIPMYLLVRCAAHNPEFIEAYYSNGLYPVVSKIWRYALGWIPFSLGDILYALAIIYVLRWLYINRKRLIKDTVNWFIDVMLAVSIFYFAFHLLWGLNYYRLPLHKNLNLNANYTTEQLVKVTKKLTAKANELQLEITHNDTLKVDILYSKNTIIAMAPAGYVNLKAVFPDLEYNPKSIKKSLFSYPLTYMGFSGYLNPFTNEAHVDALIPSFKFPTTSTHEIAHQLGYAAENEANFIGCLAAINHDDIYFKYTGYTFGLHYCLNEIYNRDVALYEHLISEVNKGILKNYQETYDFWEAHENPAEPFFKAFYSNFLKANKQSKGMKSYSYVVALLSNYFDEKEL from the coding sequence ATGCTGAAAAAGAAAAAAGTTTTACTGGCATTGGCTATTATTCCAATGTATTTGTTGGTGCGTTGTGCGGCACATAATCCGGAATTTATTGAAGCCTACTACAGCAATGGGTTGTACCCTGTGGTTTCTAAAATTTGGCGGTATGCCTTGGGCTGGATACCGTTTTCGTTGGGAGATATTCTATATGCTTTGGCAATAATTTACGTATTGAGGTGGCTGTACATTAACAGAAAACGCTTGATAAAAGATACCGTTAATTGGTTTATTGATGTGATGCTGGCCGTTTCCATTTTTTATTTTGCGTTTCACTTGCTTTGGGGTCTTAATTATTACCGACTGCCTCTGCATAAAAATTTAAATTTAAATGCAAATTATACTACCGAACAACTTGTTAAGGTAACTAAAAAACTGACTGCAAAAGCCAACGAGTTACAACTGGAAATTACACATAACGACACTTTAAAAGTTGATATTCTGTATAGCAAAAACACAATTATTGCGATGGCTCCTGCAGGATATGTGAACTTAAAAGCTGTGTTTCCAGACCTGGAATACAACCCGAAGAGCATAAAAAAATCGTTATTTAGTTATCCGTTAACTTACATGGGGTTTAGTGGTTATTTAAATCCGTTTACCAATGAAGCGCACGTTGATGCTTTAATTCCTAGTTTTAAATTTCCAACAACATCTACCCATGAAATTGCCCACCAATTGGGCTATGCTGCCGAAAATGAAGCTAATTTTATTGGTTGCCTGGCAGCCATAAACCACGATGATATTTATTTTAAATATACAGGTTATACATTTGGTTTACATTATTGCTTGAATGAAATTTACAATCGAGATGTTGCGCTGTACGAGCATTTAATTAGTGAGGTAAACAAAGGTATTTTAAAAAATTACCAAGAAACCTACGATTTTTGGGAGGCGCATGAAAATCCTGCAGAACCGTTTTTTAAAGCTTTTTACAGTAATTTTTTAAAAGCAAACAAACAAAGCAAAGGCATGAAAAGCTATAGTTATGTTGTTGCTTTGTTGAGTAATTATTTTGATGAGAAAGAATTATAA
- a CDS encoding TrmH family RNA methyltransferase — MIKEITSIQNPLIKQLVQLKDKSRERKKSGTFLIEGVREISLALKGNYELDSVLFYPELFSKDQLEDLATNRFNIIEISKEVYEKLAYRDTTEGVLAIAKSKNHAIEDLKFSTEQPLILIAEAPEKPGNIGALLRTADAANVDAVIIANPKTDLYNPNIIRSSVGCVFTNQIATGNTAEIISFLKARNIDIYCAALQASVHYHTQDFTKPTAIVVGTEASGLSDAWLESSSQNIIIPMQGAIDSMNVSVAAGILIFEAKRQRNFK; from the coding sequence ATGATTAAAGAAATTACAAGCATACAAAACCCTTTAATAAAGCAACTTGTTCAATTAAAAGACAAGTCGCGCGAACGCAAAAAATCGGGAACTTTTTTAATAGAAGGTGTTCGTGAAATATCGCTTGCGCTGAAGGGAAACTACGAATTGGACAGCGTTTTGTTTTACCCTGAATTATTTTCGAAAGACCAACTAGAGGATTTAGCAACGAATCGATTTAATATTATTGAAATTTCTAAAGAAGTCTATGAAAAATTAGCCTATCGCGATACTACCGAAGGTGTTTTAGCGATCGCCAAAAGTAAAAATCATGCGATTGAAGATTTAAAATTTAGCACCGAACAACCGCTAATTTTAATTGCTGAAGCACCCGAAAAACCGGGAAATATAGGCGCACTTTTAAGAACTGCCGATGCTGCCAATGTAGATGCCGTTATAATTGCAAACCCTAAAACCGATTTGTACAATCCGAATATTATACGTTCCAGTGTGGGTTGTGTGTTTACCAACCAAATTGCAACGGGCAACACTGCCGAAATCATTAGCTTTTTAAAGGCTAGAAACATTGATATTTATTGTGCTGCCTTGCAAGCCTCTGTTCATTATCATACACAAGATTTTACAAAACCAACTGCTATAGTTGTTGGCACCGAAGCCTCTGGTTTAAGCGATGCTTGGTTAGAGAGTTCCTCACAAAACATCATCATTCCTATGCAAGGAGCGATTGATTCTATGAATGTATCTGTTGCTGCTGGTATTCTTATTTTTGAAGCTAAAAGACAGCGAAACTTTAAATAA
- a CDS encoding DUF6503 family protein, with protein sequence MLVISLIILGAKVIVFNVMLLFLTDKHSIQIKNDMKKITALLVIVMFFACKNEVKTPTSEPVLNTHDSLKKYPENILKIFKAHGRLDLWKQMQVISFTISNPDGDEITTTNLKNRKSLIETPNHDIGFNGKQVWVKNKNTINYEGNAKFYYNLMFYFYAMPFVLADEGINYEDVEPLIFNETEYPGIKISYQNNIGESPDDEYIIYYDKNTNEMAWLAYTVTFFSKEKAKEFNYIKYNNWQKVNGLLLPETIQWYQLENNMPTNKRKEVTFRNVKINKEKTDESIFEIPEGAKIIE encoded by the coding sequence ATGCTTGTAATTTCTTTAATCATATTGGGAGCAAAAGTAATTGTTTTTAATGTAATGTTATTGTTTTTAACCGACAAACACAGTATTCAAATTAAAAATGATATGAAAAAAATAACGGCTCTATTAGTAATTGTAATGTTTTTTGCGTGTAAAAATGAAGTTAAAACACCTACAAGTGAGCCTGTCTTAAATACCCATGATAGTTTAAAAAAATATCCAGAAAACATTTTGAAAATATTCAAGGCCCATGGCAGATTGGATCTTTGGAAACAAATGCAGGTCATTTCATTTACAATTTCAAATCCAGATGGTGATGAGATAACAACCACAAATTTAAAAAATAGAAAATCTTTAATAGAGACGCCTAATCATGACATTGGCTTTAATGGTAAACAGGTTTGGGTTAAAAATAAGAACACTATTAATTATGAGGGTAATGCTAAGTTTTATTATAATTTGATGTTCTATTTTTATGCTATGCCTTTTGTTTTAGCCGATGAAGGCATAAATTACGAAGATGTAGAACCCTTAATTTTTAATGAAACGGAATATCCAGGAATCAAAATTTCTTATCAAAATAATATAGGAGAATCACCAGATGACGAATATATTATTTATTACGACAAGAATACCAACGAAATGGCTTGGTTAGCTTACACTGTAACTTTTTTTAGTAAAGAAAAGGCTAAAGAATTTAATTATATAAAATATAATAATTGGCAAAAAGTTAATGGCTTATTACTTCCCGAAACTATACAATGGTATCAATTGGAAAACAATATGCCAACAAATAAAAGAAAAGAAGTTACCTTTAGAAATGTAAAAATAAACAAAGAAAAAACAGACGAATCTATATTTGAAATTCCAGAAGGAGCAAAGATTATAGAATAG
- the hutI gene encoding imidazolonepropionase, producing MRILFKNIKELIQIRESGISFVSGSDMSILPNIKNAFLLVEDGLISDFGTMDACPDTKAEQVIDVTGQMMMPTWCDSHTHIVYAGNRESEFVDKIKGLTYQEIANKGGGILNSAKKLQKLSEADLYEESKVRLEAVIAMGTGAVEIKSGYGLTVESELKMLSVIKQLKKNYDLPIKATFLGAHAVPKAYVNDKEGYMQLIINEMIPLISEANLADYIDVFCETGYFSVEDTQRIMQAGKAHGLESKIHVNQFNSIGGVQIAVAHKALSVDHLEEMTDADIESLKNTKTMPVALPGCSFFLSIPYTPGRKMIDDGLPLALATDYNPGSSPSGNMNFVVSAACIKMKLTPEEAINAATINGAYAMGLENQVGSITRGKLANLIVTKPINSYGFIPYSFGETQIDKVYIKGQQIN from the coding sequence ATGCGCATTTTATTCAAAAATATTAAAGAATTAATTCAAATTAGAGAGTCTGGTATTTCTTTTGTTTCGGGAAGCGATATGAGCATACTTCCAAATATTAAAAATGCTTTTTTACTGGTTGAGGATGGTCTTATTAGCGATTTTGGAACAATGGATGCTTGTCCAGATACAAAGGCAGAACAGGTTATTGATGTAACAGGTCAAATGATGATGCCAACCTGGTGCGATTCGCATACCCACATTGTTTATGCGGGTAACAGAGAAAGTGAATTTGTAGATAAAATTAAAGGATTAACATACCAGGAAATTGCAAATAAAGGCGGAGGTATATTAAATTCTGCAAAAAAATTACAGAAACTTTCTGAAGCCGATTTATACGAAGAAAGCAAAGTACGTCTTGAAGCGGTTATAGCTATGGGAACGGGTGCTGTTGAAATTAAATCGGGTTACGGTTTAACAGTGGAGTCCGAATTAAAAATGCTTAGTGTTATTAAGCAGCTTAAAAAGAACTACGATTTACCAATTAAAGCGACCTTTTTAGGTGCTCATGCGGTTCCAAAAGCCTATGTAAATGATAAAGAAGGCTATATGCAACTTATTATTAATGAGATGATCCCTTTAATTTCTGAAGCCAATTTAGCCGATTACATCGATGTTTTTTGTGAAACGGGATACTTTTCTGTTGAAGATACCCAACGTATCATGCAAGCCGGTAAGGCTCATGGATTGGAATCTAAAATTCATGTCAATCAGTTTAATTCTATTGGTGGTGTTCAAATAGCTGTGGCACATAAAGCTTTGTCTGTCGATCATTTAGAAGAAATGACAGATGCAGATATTGAATCGTTGAAAAATACCAAAACCATGCCTGTGGCTTTGCCGGGATGTTCTTTCTTTTTAAGCATTCCTTATACGCCAGGTAGAAAAATGATTGATGACGGATTGCCTTTGGCATTAGCAACCGATTATAATCCGGGTTCTTCACCATCTGGTAACATGAATTTTGTAGTATCGGCAGCTTGTATTAAAATGAAGTTAACACCCGAAGAGGCCATCAATGCGGCCACCATTAATGGGGCTTATGCCATGGGATTAGAAAACCAGGTAGGAAGCATTACCAGAGGTAAATTAGCTAATTTAATAGTAACCAAACCTATCAATTCGTATGGTTTTATACCCTATTCGTTTGGTGAAACACAAATAGATAAAGTTTATATAAAAGGACAACAAATTAATTAA
- the yidD gene encoding membrane protein insertion efficiency factor YidD, whose protein sequence is MKKLIIAPFLFLIKVYQTLISPLTPASCRYQPTCSHYSKEALIKHGLFKGGWLALKRIFSCHPWGGSGYDPVP, encoded by the coding sequence TTGAAAAAACTCATTATTGCGCCGTTTTTGTTTTTGATAAAAGTGTATCAAACGCTTATATCGCCCCTTACACCTGCAAGTTGCCGATACCAACCCACATGCTCGCATTACAGCAAAGAAGCTTTAATTAAACATGGTTTATTTAAAGGTGGTTGGCTAGCGTTAAAACGTATTTTTAGTTGTCATCCTTGGGGTGGCTCTGGTTACGACCCAGTGCCTTAA